From Topomyia yanbarensis strain Yona2022 chromosome 1, ASM3024719v1, whole genome shotgun sequence, one genomic window encodes:
- the LOC131677872 gene encoding myosin light chain alkali isoform X2, translating to MAADLKDVEIEKAQFVFSVYDFEGTNSIDAFDIGGALRALNLNPTLDLIGKMGGTKKRGEKRVKFEEFLPIYAQVKKEKEQGCYEDFLECLKLYDKNEDGTMLLAELNHSLLALGEKLSDDELDAVFKDCMDPEDDDGNIPYAPFLQRLCDYTPPAY from the exons AGGCACAGTTCGTGTTTTCGGTCTACGATTTTGAGGGTACCAACAGCATTGATGCCTTTGATATTGGAGGTGCCCTGCGCGCACTCAATCTCAACCCAACTTTGGACCTCATCGGTAAAATGGGCGGTACCAAGAAACGTGGAGAGAAGCGAGTTAAGTTCGAGGAATTCCTGCCCATCTATGCCCAGGTCAAGAAGGAGAAAGAGCAGGGATGCTATGAGGATTTCCTCGAGTGTCTGAAGCTGTATGACAAAAATGAGGACGGCACCATGTTGCTGGCTGAGTTGAATCACAGCTTACTCGCTCTGG GTGAAAAGCTGTCCGACGATGAACTTGATGCTGTTTTCAAGGACTGCATGGACCCCGAGGACGATGACGGCAATATCCCATATGCCC CATTTCTTCAGAGATTGTGTGACTATACACCACCAGCATATTAG
- the LOC131677872 gene encoding myosin light chain alkali isoform X1: MAADLKDVEIEKAQFVFSVYDFEGTNSIDAFDIGGALRALNLNPTLDLIGKMGGTKKRGEKRVKFEEFLPIYAQVKKEKEQGCYEDFLECLKLYDKNEDGTMLLAELNHSLLALGEKLSDDELDAVFKDCMDPEDDDGNIPYAPFLKKMMDNMVVINLK; this comes from the exons AGGCACAGTTCGTGTTTTCGGTCTACGATTTTGAGGGTACCAACAGCATTGATGCCTTTGATATTGGAGGTGCCCTGCGCGCACTCAATCTCAACCCAACTTTGGACCTCATCGGTAAAATGGGCGGTACCAAGAAACGTGGAGAGAAGCGAGTTAAGTTCGAGGAATTCCTGCCCATCTATGCCCAGGTCAAGAAGGAGAAAGAGCAGGGATGCTATGAGGATTTCCTCGAGTGTCTGAAGCTGTATGACAAAAATGAGGACGGCACCATGTTGCTGGCTGAGTTGAATCACAGCTTACTCGCTCTGG GTGAAAAGCTGTCCGACGATGAACTTGATGCTGTTTTCAAGGACTGCATGGACCCCGAGGACGATGACGGCAATATCCCATATGCCC CCTTCCTCAAGAAAATGATGGACAACATGGTGGTCATCAACCTTAAGTAA